The Halobacterium hubeiense genome contains the following window.
GCCGTACACATCAGTATTCCCCCGGCGTGACACTGAGCAGCACGGCTTCGTGGCCGCGGCTGGGCGGCGGAACGAGCGGAGAGAAGCGGGAAGCGGCCCTACAGCCGGTCGATAATCGCGTCGCCGACCTGCTCGGTGGTCGCGTCGCCGCCGAGATCGGGCGTCCGCGGGCCGTCCGCGAGCACGCCCTCGACGGCGTCGCGGACGCGCTGGCCGTCCTCGTCGTAGCCGAGGAACTCCAGCAGCATCGCCGCCGACAGCACGGTCGCGCCGGGGTTGGCCACGCCCTGTCCGGCGATGTCCGGGGCGGTGCCGTGGACGGGCTCGAACAGCCCGCGCTCCTCGCCGACGTTCGCCGACGGCAGCAGGCCGAGGCCGCCGACGAGGCCCGCGGCGAGGTCCGAGAGCACGTCGCCCGCGAGGTTCGGGCAGACGACCACGTCGTAGTCGTCGGGATACAGCGGAAGCCGCGTCGCGAACGCGTCCATCAGCTCCTCGTCGGTCTCGACGCCGCGCTCGTCGGCCACGGAGACCACGGCGTCGCGGAACCGGCCGTCGGTCTTCCGCATCACGTTCGCCTTGTGGGTGACCGTGAACCCCTCGGTGCCGTCGGGGCCGCGGCCCGCCTCGACGAACTCGCAGGCGAACTCCGCGAGCCGCCGGGACGCCGACGACGTGACGACCCGGGTGAGCGTCGAGAGGTCGTCGCTGAGGTCGTCCTCGTGGCCCGCGTAGACGCCCTCCGTGTTCTCCCGGAGGAACACCACGTCGGTCTCCGGGCGGAGCGCGTCCACGCCCGGGTACGCGCGAGCCGGGCGGATGTTCACGAACGACTCCACCGCCGAGCGAAGCGGCAGAATGACGTCCGCGGCCGTCTCGCCGGCGGCGCCGAACAGCGTGGCATCCGCGGCTTCGACCGCTTCGCGCGTCTCCGCCGGGAGGGCGGTCCCGGTCTCTGCTTTCACCGCGTCGCCGGCGTCGGCGTGCACGAACTCGAAGTCCCCGACCGCGTCGAGGACGTCCACCGCGACGGGCACGACCTCCTGCCCGATGCCGTCGCCGGGGATGACCGCAATCTCCTCAGACATCCGTGTAGGGGAGACTCTCGGCGGTTTCGCGCACGGTGTCGGCGTTCGCGCCCATCAGCGCGGTCGTGTCCCAGACGCCGTCGACGAGCGCGCGCCGCTGGGCGTCGTCGACCTCCGCGTCGATGACCGTGTCGCCGTACCGGACCTCCTCGTTGACGACGTCCACCTCGATTTCCGCGTCGGGGTGCTCGTCGATGAACTCCTGCAGGGCTTCGACGTCCTCCTGGTCGGCGGTGACGGTGGGGATGCCGAGCGCGAGGCAGTTCCCCGCGAAAATCTCGGCGAACGACTCGCCGACGATGGCGTCGATGCCCCACCGCATCAGCGCCTGCGGCGCGTGCTCGCGGGAGGAGCCACAGCCGAAGTTCGCGTTCACCGTCAGAACCGAGGCGCCCTGGAAGTGGTCCTCGTTGAACGGGTGCTCCTTGGGGTTGTCGTCGTCGTCGAACCGCACGTCGAAGAACGCGAACTCCCCGAGGCCGTCGAACGTGACGACCTTCATGAACCGCGCGGGGATGATCTGGTCCGTGTCGA
Protein-coding sequences here:
- a CDS encoding isocitrate/isopropylmalate dehydrogenase family protein is translated as MSEEIAVIPGDGIGQEVVPVAVDVLDAVGDFEFVHADAGDAVKAETGTALPAETREAVEAADATLFGAAGETAADVILPLRSAVESFVNIRPARAYPGVDALRPETDVVFLRENTEGVYAGHEDDLSDDLSTLTRVVTSSASRRLAEFACEFVEAGRGPDGTEGFTVTHKANVMRKTDGRFRDAVVSVADERGVETDEELMDAFATRLPLYPDDYDVVVCPNLAGDVLSDLAAGLVGGLGLLPSANVGEERGLFEPVHGTAPDIAGQGVANPGATVLSAAMLLEFLGYDEDGQRVRDAVEGVLADGPRTPDLGGDATTEQVGDAIIDRL
- the leuD gene encoding 3-isopropylmalate dehydratase small subunit, whose amino-acid sequence is MSDEGPAETVKQVSGTGVPVRGNDIDTDQIIPARFMKVVTFDGLGEFAFFDVRFDDDDNPKEHPFNEDHFQGASVLTVNANFGCGSSREHAPQALMRWGIDAIVGESFAEIFAGNCLALGIPTVTADQEDVEALQEFIDEHPDAEIEVDVVNEEVRYGDTVIDAEVDDAQRRALVDGVWDTTALMGANADTVRETAESLPYTDV